TTATTTTGCTGATGCTGTTTTTGATGCTGATAGTTTGGGTAGTCGGTAAAGGAATATCTAATAAAGATTATATCGCTTGTTCCGGCCTTATCTCTTTGCTACTTTTTTCATTATCCTCCTATCCTTTTCAAGTTCTTCCATTTCTAATGATGGGAGTATTATTACTTGTAGTTTGTGTCACTAATCCTAAAGGGATAATAGAGAAGAATGCCTGTATTCCACGAATATGTACTCTATTGTTACTAATATCTATGTTGGCAGGAAATATTTTGTGTCTTTACAAACTATGCAATGTAAATGAACTTTCCCAACGTTTATATTATATAAAGGTATTACAGGATCAATCTTTACAAAAAGAGGCTTCGACAGGATATGGACGGTTATATGACTTCTTTAAACATAACTTTAATTACCTGATGAAATATGCAGGAAATTTATTTGCTCAAAAAAGGTATGATGAAGCGATAGTCATTTTAGAACGTGCAAAATTAGTAAGTTGCCATCCTAGTATTTATACTCTACAAGGACAATGCTATCAGGCTTTAGGAAACTTTGCTGATGCGGAGAAATGCTATAAAGCGGCTGCTTTATTATTGCCAATTCGTATTTATCCTTATTATTTGTTGGCAAAACTTTATGCTGAACCAGACTTTTACCATGAAACGAAAATGAAACAGATGATAAATATTGTATTGACTAAGGAACCTAAGGTATACTCTAAAGCAATACATGAAATGCGCATGGAAATGAATATTTTATTAAATAATCGAATTACTAACTAATTAAAAACTAATCAAAATGAAAAAGAAAATGATTTATGTTGTTGCCGCTCTTGTACTGGGTGCTGTAACTGTGTTTAATGTGAAGACAGTGTTGGAAGCAAATCACGTGTATGATTTGACGATGACTTCCATTGATGCGCTAAGTGAGAATAGTGATGGAGAAAGTGGTGAAAGCGGAGGAAGTACCGGAGATGGAGAAAGTGATACAGGTGCTAATATCACTGACGAAAGGGAATGTCATAATAAGAATGGCTATTGGAATATGGCATTAATATGTACAGATTCGGGGATTGAGAAACTAACTTGCGAAAGAACAGGGGAACTTACGCTTTGGGGATTTACTGTTTTTAAAGTTTCTTATAAGAAAGGAGAAAAATATGAACTTGCATGGGAACGTTGGGCATGTACAACTAGTACAGGAAATTGCTGCTTATCTGATAAACAGGGACTTAGGGTTAGATAACCGTATATATGTATAATAAAATAAGTACTATGAAACAGAAAGTCTATATGATAATGCTTTTTTTAAGTAGCATTATTGTAGTATCATGTAATCCTGAAAAAAAAACATCAAGTGAAACAGTCCGTAATCTTAATCCTTCAGAAGAACCTCTGCAAGAGACACCGATTTACAAACACGTAGAAATTATAAAGCTGGAAACGTCTCCAGTTTCCCTGATTAGTAATGTAAATCGAATAGAAATGAATGATTCTATTATATTCGTATCAGAATTTGGAAAATTGTATACATTCACAAGAGAAGGTAAATTTGTATCTCAAATTAGTAGAAAAGGAGAAGGACCGGAAGAATATATTGTCTTAAGCTCGTTTTATATCGACAATAAAAAACAGCAGGTGACAATTATAGATAATTATAAAAATGTATTAATCAATTATGATTTTTATGGGAAATATTTATCCACAGTTTCTGTGCCAGCAGGGTCCTTTCAGAGTTGTCATTACACTTTTTTGACTGAAGACAATCAGTTATTAAGTCATAATATGATGGATATGAATGATACAGAAGCATATTCTTTATTCGATATGCGCAAACAAAGAGTAAAACAGTATTTTTCGTATCAACCGATAACTGTAGGTAATTATATGTATCCTTTTTCTTGGCATCCAATGGCGAGGAGCGGCAAAGACATTGATATAATTATGCCTTTATGCGATACAATATACACTTATTCAGCAGCAACATCTTCTTTCGAACCGAAATACATAATAGAAACACCTCAAAAAATGATTCCTAAGGAGAAAATAAGAAAAAATACACCTTCCTATACTGAGGATATATGTAAGTTAAGCGAACAAGGATTCTTTACTGGATTTACTGGAATTTTTGAAACCGAAGCGAAAATTTTACTAGAATATAAAGATCAAGGAGTTGTTATGGGATATTTTTTGTTTGATAAATCGTCTAAAGCAGGACATTATTATCTAACTACTTGGAACGAGAAGTATACAACATTACCTTTTTTCAACACTATCTATGCATATAAAAATGTATTTGTAGGATATGCACAACCGAGAGATTTATTGGAACTGGAAAATCTTCAAGACGAAAAAATTCGTGAAAGCATTAAAGATTTGGAGGAAGATGATAATCCATGTTTGATTTTGTATGAACTTAAATAGCAATAGAGATGTGGAAATGTGGAACATTTATATTGTTAACTCTGAATATCTTATTATTGATAGCATTTTATATAATTAATAATGGATATAGTAAAAAAGAGAGTTTGTTGACTGAAAAAGTCAATAAACTCTTTTATGAGAATATATCATTGCAAGATAATATAATCTTATCCAAACAAGGATATTGTCAATTAGACCCCGAAATGCTATTATATACTAAAGACAGAGATAGCATACATTTGTCTGAGATCAAAAGAAAAGAATATACGCTTGTTTTAAGATATTCCACTCAATGTTGTTCTACTTGCGTAGAGGATATTTTGAGAAAAATGAGAAAATTTGAAGAACAATATCCTGATATTGACATCTTATTGTTTACAACTTATCGGGTACAAATTGAAAAAAAAGATTTTCAACGGATTTGTAGATTTTTTCCTAAAGTCTATAATGTGTTTTCACTAGGAATACCTCTTGATGAAGAGGTAGTTCCCTACTTGTTTGTCTTAGATAGAGGTATGAGAGTAATTGATACTTTTATTCCTGACAAGGATTTACCTAAATTAACCAATCGTTATTTTGAAAGAATTACGACGACTTTATCAAGGAATAAAGCATACAACTATAAGTATTATAAAAAAGAAATATAATGAAACTAATCTTTACGCTTATCTTTACTGCATATAGCATTGCCGCTATACCTATATCTGTAACGAAAGGGCCTGATGGGATAAAAATACATTGTCTCAACTCTGCAAATAATCCTTTGCTAGGATCTCCTGCTTACAAAAATGTGAGAATTGTTGAACTGGAAAAAGTTCCTTTTTTCCAGCGGATAAATAATATCCGGAAACTGGAAATGAATGATGATTATTTATTTGTCCAGACATCTGAAAAGCTATATACCTATACCTTAAACGGTGAATTAATGGCTGAAATCGGAAGAAAAGGCGAGAGGGAAGATGACTATAGTGAGCTAAGTACATTTTATATTGATAACAAGAAGAAACAAATCACCATTATTGATGGTGTTCAAAACAAATTGATCAATTATAATTTTTGGGGAAACTATATGTTTACAGATACTATTTCTGAAGGTGCTTTCAAATGGTGCTATCAAACTTTATTAATTAATAATAATCAATTGTTGAATTATCATGGGATGAGCATGGATAACACAGAACCTTATTCTTTATTCGACCTGACCAAAAAAGAAGTCATCAAACGATACTTTTCATATCAGCCGATTACTTTGGGCAATTATGTGTATCCTTTTTCTTGGCATCCAATGACACGTGCAGATAAAGATATTGATGTAATTATGCCATTATGCGATACGGTATACACATATTCAGCTGCATCGTCTTCTTTCCAGCCAAAGTATATTATCGAAATGACTCAGAAAATGGCGCCTAAAAATAAAATCAGAAAGAATACGCCCTCTTATAGTGGAGATTTATTAAAGTTGGATCAGCAGGGGTACTTCACCGGATTTGACGGAATTTATGAGACTGATACTAAAATTTTGTTACAATATATGTATGGTATAACTTTAGGATATTTCTTATTTGATAAATATACTAAAACAGGTAGTTTTTATCTGTATTCACAAAATGATAAAGGCAAAACATTCCCTTTTAATGTAATCGTTCATTCCTATAAAAATGAATTTGTTGCATTCGGAAAAGGGAAGGAGTTACGCTCATTAACTCATATAAAAGACAAAAAGGTCCGAGAAAAAATAGAAAGTCTGGGAGATAATTCTGCATGCTTAATTTTTTATGAACTTGAATAAGAATAGAAAGCAATGAAGCGGGCATTAAAAAAGTTTGGTTGGGCATTATTGGGACTTTTCATATTGTTCCAGATTTATTTTTCAGTCAGAGTATACTGGCTGGTATCTTGTACGATTCCGACTTATTCAATGTCTCCCACCTTGGTTGGTGGAGATTACATACTTGTTTCTGTGCAAATTCCCGGACGTAGAATATACAAGAAAGATCCTTTACGGCCGGAACATTATCTTATTCATCGAAGGAAAGGAGCACATGGCGTGAAGAAGGGAGACGTGGTAGTATTCAATTTTCCATACGCAAAACAGAATGAGAAAATGATTCTGTGTGATGAAGTGTTTTATTGTAAACGTTGTGTGGCACTTCCTGGAGAGATATATCAATGGAGGACTAATGAAGGAACAAAAACTGTATATCTGCCTAAAATAAATGATACTATACGAATTGATACTACTAACTACAGTGATTACTATAAATGTATTGAATATGAAACGGGATTACCTGTGAGAGTATCTGAAGAGGGCAAGGTGTATCTTGCAAATACTTTACTGGAAAGTTACTGTTTCCGACACGATTACTACTTTATGCGGGGAGATAATGTAAATGATTCGTATGATTCCCGCTATTGGGGGGTATTACCCGATGATTTTATTTTAGGAGTAGGGAAATGTATCTGGTTTTCCAGAGATCCTAAGACCAAACAGATAAGATGGAATAGAATATTTAAAACAATATAGGATGATGATGAAATATATAAGATTAATAATTCCTTGTATTGTGCTTGCTTCGGTATTCGTTGCATGTTCATCAGCTGATAAACGGTTGGAATATGCTCTCTCTTTTGCCGGAGATAATCGGGGAGAGCTGGAAAAGGTTTTGGAACATTATGGACAGGAACCTGAAAAGTTGGAAGCAGCACGTTTCCTCATCCGAAATATGCCTCATTGGTATGCTTACGAAGGGTGGCAGCTGGATTCTGTTCGTCAAATGCTTGCATTGAGAAAGTTGGATAAGGAATCGATTAAGAAATGGAAGCAAGTTTCATTTTACTCTTTACCTAAAGTTTATGATGCACAGGTAATTACTAGTAATTATTTAATAGAGAATATAGACCTGGCATTCAAGGTATGGAAGAAATATCCTTGGAACAGAAGTCTTGACTTTGATGATTTTTGCGAATTCATCTTGCCTTACCGCATTGATAATGAACCTTTATCATCGTGGAGAAAACTTTATTATGAACATTATACTCCCATTCTAGACTCTCTTTATCATGGAGAAGATGTGGTGTATGCTTGTCGGATGGTATGCGGAGAATTGAAGAAACGAGAGTTGTATTATTTTACAGAACTTATTATACCACACATGGATGGAGAATTTCTGTATCATCATCGTATTGGCTATTGTAGAGAATCATGTGATATAACACTGTATGCTATGCGCGCTTGTGGCATTCCAGTTGCAACTGAATTCTTCAGATATTCTCCCGAGTATCAGCATTATCATACATGGAATACATTACGGGATACAACAGGACGTTTCATTCTATTTGAGCCCGGAAAAATTGATCCAACACGAGATAAGATAACTACGGATAACAGAAAGAAGGGGAAAGCATATAGATATTGTTTTGGTGAACAAAAATCAACGGCTTTACTACTTAATGTAAAGGATATAGGAATACCTAAATTTTTCAGGAATTCCTATATAAGAGATGTAACTGCCAATTATTTTGGTGAAAACGAGGTGACGGTACCTATACAAAAAGAAGAACGATATATTTACTTGGGGGTATTTCGTCCGAATGGATGGATACCTGTAGATATGGCGATAAGTAACGGAGATAAGGTGACTTTCCATAACCTTGAGCCTAATATCATTTATCAAACGCTCATTTTCGATGGTAAGCAGTTGCATCCGGCTGGCTATTCGTTTATTTTCAGAAATGGCAAGGCCGAGTTGCTTGAACCTGACAGGATAAATAGAGAGGAAGCTGTGTTGAAGAGAAAGATGTCTATCAAACCAACTATCTCCGAATGGTTATATAGATCAACCAGAGGCGCTAGGATAGAAGCAGCCAATGATACTACTTTCAGACAAGCTGATTTATTATATCAGATTAAAGATTCGTTTACAACTAATTATTATGAGTTCTGTCCGTTGCATTCGCATCAGAAATATAAATATATTCGTTATGTTCCTCCGGTAGGCACTAGAGTCGAGTTGGCGGAGTTGGCTTTGTATGAAGATACTTTAGGTAAGGCGAAAATTTCTATGCATGCGATGACTTCTTTGAAACCGATTGACAAGATAGGGAACATTACAGATGGTAATATTCTAACTTATTTTCAGGCAACTGATATGACATCCGCTATTACTTTTAAGTTAGAAAAAGAATCTTCCATCAGTAGGATAACTTTTTCTCCCCGTAATGATGATAATTATATTAGTCCGGGCGATGTCTACGAATTGTTTTATCAAGATGGAGTGTCTGGTTGGCAATCTTTAGGAATTCAGACTGCTGTTACTCGGGAGGTCCGTTATATTGTACCGAAAAATGCATTGTTGTGGCTCAGAAACCTTACGAAAGGGCGGGAAGAACAAATATTTATTTATAGAGATAAAAAGCAATATTTTACGATTGATATAACTACTGACTCATTTAATCGCAATAAAATAAATGAGTGAAGAAAAAAATGACTGTACAAACTTGATTAATAGATATTTTTGTCTAAATTTGGCAAACATGATACAAACTTACATACAGTATACAAGAAATTATATGTGAGATAATTAGAATAAACAAACCAATAAATACGATGAAAAATAATTTTACATGGTTTTTACTGTGCCTTGCATGTATGATGACGCTCTCTTGTTCCGACAAGAAGAATACTGCAGATGAATCGGAGAAAGGCGTCTCCACAGTCCTTCCAGATACGAAGAATGAAGTAGCTGTTCAGATATTGAAGAAGCGTGATTTTCATCACGAACTGGTGAGTAACGGCAAAATCAGTGCCCGTGGCAAAGCCGATCTGCGTTTTGAAACCGGTGAAGTCATCGCTCATATCTATGTGAAGAATGGCGACCGTGTACAGAAAGGGCAGAAACTGGCTGATCTGGATAAATTCCGTCTGGAACAGAAATTATCCCAGTCGGAAGATGCTTTACTGAAAGCCGAACTTGAATTGAAAGACGTACTGATCGGGCAGGGATATTCTCCTGACGACTTTAGTAAAGTCCCTGCCGAAACAATGAAAATCGCCAAAGTAAAAAGCGGGTATGAACAGTCGAAATCCCAGTATGAACTGGCGAAAAGAGAGATGGAGCATGCTACGTTGATTGCTCCTTTTGACGGTGTAGTAGCTAATTTATTTTCAAAGCCTTATAATCCGGCAAATACTTCTGAAGCATTCTGTACTATTATCGATTCCAAAGGAATGGAAGCTGATTTCACAGTGCTGGAAAATGAACTTGCTTTTATCAGGATGGGAGATAAAGTGGTAATTACTCCTTATGCCGGAGGAGATGCGTTTGAAGGCAGTGTATCAGAGATAAATCCATTGGTGGATGCCAACGGCATGGTGAAAGTGAAAGCATTGGTAAATGCGGGAGGAAAACTGTTCAGCGGAATGAATGTAAGGGTAAGTGTCCGCCGTTCGCTGGGAGAGCGGCTGGTTATTCCGAAGAGTGCCGTTGTATTGCGTTCCGGCAAACAAGTGGTATTTACCCTGAAAGACGGCAAGGCAATGTGGAATTATGTGAATACGGGACTGGAGAATGCGATAGAATGTGTCGTCTCCGACAAGTCACAGAAAGGTATCGAGGATGGTCTGCTGGAAGGAGATACGGTGATCGTCACCGGAAATCTGAATCTGGCGCATGAGGCGGAAGTCTATGTTAAATGAAGAATTAAGAATTAAATAATGAATCTATGATAAAATTCTTAATTCAGCGCCCTATTGCCGTATTGATGGCCTTTACCGCCTGTTTCATCATCGGACTGGTGACGTACTCTACGCTGCCTATATCGCTGCTTCCCAATATCGCTATTCCTGAGATTACGGTACAGGTGGCGTCTGCCAATACCTCTGCCCGGGAATTGGAAAACACGATTGTCAAACCTTTGCGGGGGCAGTTGATTCAGGTCTCTACCCTGAAGGATATTCATAGTGAATCGAGAGACGGGGCGGGCATTATCCGCTTGTCATTTGAATATGGAACGAATACCGACCTTGCCTTTATCGAGGTAAATGAGAAGATAGATGCCGCCATGAACTATCTTCCGAAAGAAGCGGAACGCCCGAAGGTAATCAAAGCGAGTGCAACGGATATTCCCGTATTCTATCTGAATCTGACACTGAAGAATGACAGTGCTTACGGAGCTACGGAACAGCACTCCTTCCTTGAATTGTGTGAGTTTGCCGAGTCTGTCATCAAGCGCAGGATAGAGCAGCTTGAAGAAGTTGCCATGGTGGACGTGACCGGAATTTTGGAACGGCAAGTACAAATTGTGCCCGACAAGGACAAGCTCGCCATGATGGGACTCTCCATTGGAGATATCGAATCGGCTTTATCCTCTAATAATGTGGAACCGGGCAGCATGACAGTGCGCGACGGGTATTATGAATACAATATTAAATTCTCGACATTGCTGCGTACAGCGGAGGATGTGGAAAATATCTATCTGCGTAAGGGCGACCGCATCGTACAGTTAAAAGACTTCTGCAAAGTAAGCGTCGTACCTGTAAAGGAAAAAGGAGTATCCCTGTCCAATGGAAAACGGGCGGTGAGCCTTGCCGTCATCAAACAGGCGGATGAGAACATGGATAAGATGAAGCAGGCGCTGGTTGGCACGATGACCTATTTTCAGTTAGTATACCCGGAGATCGATTTCAGCATCAGCCGTAATCAGACGGAACTGCTGGACTACACCATCTCTAATCTGCAACAGAATCTCTCCCTGGGCTTTCTCTTTATTTGTCTGGTAGCGGTTCTGTTTCTGGGAGATGTAAAGTCTCCTTTGGTTATCGGACTCAGTATGGTGGTGTCCATCGTGATCAGTTTTGTCTTTTTCTACCTTTGCAATATGTCTCTCAATATCATTTCACTTGCCGGATTGATCCTGGCATTGGGAATGATGATTGACAGTTCGATTATTGTGACTGAGAATATATCGCAATACCGTGAACGGGGATACTCCTTGCGCCGTGCTTGTGTGACGGGAACCAGTGAAGTGGTCACCCCCATGCTGAGTTCTTCTCTGACAACTATTGCCGTCTTTGCCCCGCTGATTTTTATGAGCGGTATT
This sequence is a window from Bacteroides thetaiotaomicron VPI-5482. Protein-coding genes within it:
- a CDS encoding efflux RND transporter periplasmic adaptor subunit, whose product is MKNNFTWFLLCLACMMTLSCSDKKNTADESEKGVSTVLPDTKNEVAVQILKKRDFHHELVSNGKISARGKADLRFETGEVIAHIYVKNGDRVQKGQKLADLDKFRLEQKLSQSEDALLKAELELKDVLIGQGYSPDDFSKVPAETMKIAKVKSGYEQSKSQYELAKREMEHATLIAPFDGVVANLFSKPYNPANTSEAFCTIIDSKGMEADFTVLENELAFIRMGDKVVITPYAGGDAFEGSVSEINPLVDANGMVKVKALVNAGGKLFSGMNVRVSVRRSLGERLVIPKSAVVLRSGKQVVFTLKDGKAMWNYVNTGLENAIECVVSDKSQKGIEDGLLEGDTVIVTGNLNLAHEAEVYVK
- a CDS encoding 6-bladed beta-propeller, translating into MKQKVYMIMLFLSSIIVVSCNPEKKTSSETVRNLNPSEEPLQETPIYKHVEIIKLETSPVSLISNVNRIEMNDSIIFVSEFGKLYTFTREGKFVSQISRKGEGPEEYIVLSSFYIDNKKQQVTIIDNYKNVLINYDFYGKYLSTVSVPAGSFQSCHYTFLTEDNQLLSHNMMDMNDTEAYSLFDMRKQRVKQYFSYQPITVGNYMYPFSWHPMARSGKDIDIIMPLCDTIYTYSAATSSFEPKYIIETPQKMIPKEKIRKNTPSYTEDICKLSEQGFFTGFTGIFETEAKILLEYKDQGVVMGYFLFDKSSKAGHYYLTTWNEKYTTLPFFNTIYAYKNVFVGYAQPRDLLELENLQDEKIRESIKDLEEDDNPCLILYELK
- the lepB gene encoding signal peptidase I, with protein sequence MKRALKKFGWALLGLFILFQIYFSVRVYWLVSCTIPTYSMSPTLVGGDYILVSVQIPGRRIYKKDPLRPEHYLIHRRKGAHGVKKGDVVVFNFPYAKQNEKMILCDEVFYCKRCVALPGEIYQWRTNEGTKTVYLPKINDTIRIDTTNYSDYYKCIEYETGLPVRVSEEGKVYLANTLLESYCFRHDYYFMRGDNVNDSYDSRYWGVLPDDFILGVGKCIWFSRDPKTKQIRWNRIFKTI
- a CDS encoding 6-bladed beta-propeller, producing the protein MKLIFTLIFTAYSIAAIPISVTKGPDGIKIHCLNSANNPLLGSPAYKNVRIVELEKVPFFQRINNIRKLEMNDDYLFVQTSEKLYTYTLNGELMAEIGRKGEREDDYSELSTFYIDNKKKQITIIDGVQNKLINYNFWGNYMFTDTISEGAFKWCYQTLLINNNQLLNYHGMSMDNTEPYSLFDLTKKEVIKRYFSYQPITLGNYVYPFSWHPMTRADKDIDVIMPLCDTVYTYSAASSSFQPKYIIEMTQKMAPKNKIRKNTPSYSGDLLKLDQQGYFTGFDGIYETDTKILLQYMYGITLGYFLFDKYTKTGSFYLYSQNDKGKTFPFNVIVHSYKNEFVAFGKGKELRSLTHIKDKKVREKIESLGDNSACLIFYELE